The following proteins are co-located in the Paenibacillus sp. FSL H8-0079 genome:
- a CDS encoding family 43 glycosylhydrolase yields the protein MTDSITFTNPILEQRADPWVYRHTDGYYYFSASVPAFDRIEIRRAETLEALRDAEPVTAWTKRDTGPMSANIWAPEIHFIDGKWYIHYAAAHTSETNEGLFDHRMYVLENDSANPLEGEWVEKGQIYTRWESFALDATTFEHKGIRYLVWAQKDPDIVGNSNLYIAEMENPWTLRGEQVMISTPEYDWEIIGFKVNEGAAVMHRNGRLFIGYSASATDYNYCMGLLTADENADLLDPASWVKSPEPVFQTCEANGQYGPGHNSFTVSPDGKTDILIYHARNYKDIEGDPLYDPNRHARAQVIHWREDGTPDFGVPVPDGKAAAEAK from the coding sequence ATGACTGATTCCATTACATTTACTAATCCCATCCTGGAGCAGCGCGCTGATCCGTGGGTGTACCGTCATACGGACGGTTACTATTACTTTTCCGCATCCGTACCTGCCTTCGATCGAATTGAGATTCGGCGAGCAGAGACGTTGGAAGCGTTGAGAGATGCTGAGCCGGTAACGGCTTGGACCAAGCGTGATACTGGGCCGATGAGTGCCAACATCTGGGCACCGGAAATTCATTTTATCGATGGCAAATGGTACATACATTACGCTGCGGCTCACACCAGTGAGACTAACGAAGGCCTGTTCGATCATCGGATGTATGTTCTGGAGAACGATTCTGCCAATCCACTCGAAGGGGAGTGGGTAGAGAAAGGACAGATTTACACCCGGTGGGAATCATTCGCGCTAGATGCAACGACCTTTGAGCATAAGGGTATCCGCTATCTGGTCTGGGCGCAGAAAGATCCTGATATTGTGGGCAACTCCAACCTGTACATTGCCGAAATGGAAAACCCATGGACGCTACGCGGCGAACAGGTCATGATCTCAACGCCAGAGTACGATTGGGAAATCATCGGCTTTAAGGTTAATGAAGGAGCAGCCGTGATGCACCGAAATGGGCGATTGTTTATCGGCTACTCGGCCAGTGCGACCGATTACAACTATTGTATGGGTCTGCTCACCGCAGATGAAAATGCCGACTTGCTTGATCCGGCGAGTTGGGTAAAATCACCGGAGCCGGTGTTCCAGACTTGTGAAGCGAACGGCCAATACGGTCCGGGCCATAACAGCTTTACGGTGTCACCGGATGGCAAGACCGATATTCTGATTTATCATGCGCGCAATTACAAAGACATCGAGGGTGATCCCTTGTATGATCCGAACCGTCACGCCCGTGCTCAAGTGATTCATTGGCGTGAAGATGGCACACCTGATTTCGGTGTTCCAGTTCCAGATGGAAAAGCAGCAGCAGAAGCAAAATAA